In Polypterus senegalus isolate Bchr_013 chromosome 12, ASM1683550v1, whole genome shotgun sequence, the following are encoded in one genomic region:
- the ccpg1 gene encoding cell cycle progression protein 1 isoform X5 has translation MSDSTSDTESSCGWTIISNEGSDIETIGPENCGTEVIPDLPVDSSSLIEGNLNESSVTSHAPAEPIFECSHVEGTLSISKETDVTVPDDQVVFGSSSDHSDIVTLEPELAMWETNESLAQDNEINEELDLGSSSSSQYTFNTPDAVKQTESSSDEKSGQSTPVLRRRRLRKTTVSNSEDNEIPLEEQQQEQESHNVSQPPQQVGGTLNRCILLALVIAISMGFGHFYGTVQILERNRVVKKIHEDQLNDVKDDLYQCQKEQDMSVESKEEESLSTLQEELRNLRMQIQNLEEKGTNSDHILTENQMLKEYLKEEKQQIQNFLKQKENLMAEAQMLRLELDKERQVTNNLKEELGHLRQASSDMRETDPETEELQARLAELEKKLNFEQQRSDLWERLYVEMKEGQADTSKPKRSKGESVFTSVKNTFDAVKNSTKEFVHHHKEQIKKAKEAVKENLKKFSDSVKSTFRHFRDSATNIFDKNWKAPINRAQGRNVGQPCQHVKEQSRDGEDEVESLWWQNNPQKPCFKHQRKSTANADRDYFQSKYEGQSYNSHNSDTRQKTPKGCSDVFDCAYQESMSLFNKAIDPVKADEFIQLMHRYLQQEVNHFHHWRELENFINRFFHNGIFIHDQMLFTDFVSGVENYLEDMKEYQKGGQDVFEDLDEYVYMYFFGETYSQQHGPSRPFEGPFPKNERLKKSEHKPQRHHMVRSKERKWNKEGCTKGRHMTNVKTELGPTPFDLKY, from the exons ATGTCTGACAGTACAAGTGACACAGAATCATCTTGTGGATGGACCATAATAAGCAATGAG GGTTCTGATATTGAAACGATTGGACCTGAAAACTGTGGAACTGAAGTTATACCTGATCTACCAGTAGATTCCTCTAGTCTGATAGAAGGCAACTTAAATGAATCCTCAG TGACAAGCCATGCTCCTGCAGAGCCGATTTTTGAATGCAGTCATGTTGAGGGGACTCTATCCATTtctaag GAAACGGATGTGACAGTACCAGATGACCAGGTTGTATTTGGTTCTTCAAGTGACCATTCTGACATTGTGACCCTTGAGCCTGAACTTGCGATGTGGGAAACAAATGAAAGTCTTGCCCAGGACAATGAAATTAATGAGGAGCTTGACCTTGGCTCCTCTTCTAGTAGTCAGTACACATTTAACACTCCAGACGCAG TCAAACAAACTGAATCGAGCAGTGATGAGAAAAGTGGACAATCCACTCCTGTGCTGCGCAGGCGTCGCCTTAGAAAGACCACTGTCTCAAACTCTGAAGATAATGAGATTCCACTTGAGGAACAGCAGCAAGAGCAAGAATCACACAATGTGTCTCAGCCACCCCAGCAAGTCGGTGGCACCCTTAATCGATGCATCTTATTGGCACTGGTCATAGCTATTAGCATGGGATTTGGACACTTCTATG GAACAGTGCAGATCCTGGAACGAAACAGAGTTGTTAAGAAAATTCATGAAGACCAACTAAACGATGTTAAAGATGACCTGTATCAATGTCAGAAAGAGCAAGACATGTCCGTTGAAAGCAAG GAAGAAGAATCGCTGTCCACTTTGCAGGAAGAGCTGAGGAATCTGAGAATGCAGATTCAAAATTTGGAGGAGAAAGGAACCAATTCTGACCACATCTTGACAGAGAATCAGATGCTGAAAGAATATCTGAAGGAGGAAAAGCAGCAGATTCAAAATTTCCTAAAGCAGAAAGAGAATTTGATGGCAGAAGCCCAGATGCTAAGGCTGGAACTAGATAAGGAACGGCAGGTGACTAACAACCTCAAAGAGGAGTTGGGCCATCTGCGTCAAGCCTCGTCAGATATGAGGGAGACAGACCCAGAGACTGAAGAACTGCAGGCAAGATTAgctgaattagaaaaaaaactgaactttgagcAGCAGCGCTCAGATCTTTGGGAAAGATTGTATGTTGAAATGAAGGAAGGACAAGCTGACACCTCAAAACCCAAAAGGTCAAAGGGTGAAAGTGTGTTTACATcagttaaaaatacatttgatgcAGTGAAAAATTCCACCAAAGAATTTGTTCATCACCATAAGGAGCAAATCAAAAAAGCCAAAGAAGCTgtcaaagaaaatctgaaaaaattcTCGGATTCTGTAAAATCTACTTTTAGACATTTCAgagattctgctactaacatcTTTGACAAGAACTGGAAAGCGCCTATAAACCGGGCTCAAGGCAGAAATGTTGGACAGCCATGCCAACATGTAAAGGAACAAAGTCGAGATGGTGAGGATGAAGTTGAAAGCTTGTGGTGGCAGAATAACCCTCAAAAACCTTGTTTTAAGCACCAAAGAAAATCAACAGCCAATGCTGATCGAGATTATTTCCAGAGTAAATATGAAGGACAGTCTTATAACTCCCATAACAGTGACACTAGGCAAAAAACTCCTAAAGGTTGTTCAGATGTGTTTGACTGTGCATATCAAGAATCCATGAGTTTATTTAACAAAGCCATAGACCCTGTCAAAGCAGATGAATTCATTCAGCTAATGCACCGCTACTTACAGCAAGAAGTGAATCACTTCCATCACTGGAGAGAGCTGGAGAATTTTATTAATAGATTTTTTCACAATGGCATTTTCATACATGACCAGATGCTCTTTACTGATTTTGTTAGTGGTGTTGAGAATTATCTTGAGGACATGAAAGAGTACCAGAAAGGAGGCCAAGATGTTTTTGAAGATCTAGATGAGTACGTGTATATGTACTTCTTTGGAGAGACATACTCCCAGCAGCATGGGCCAAG